The proteins below are encoded in one region of Neisseria macacae ATCC 33926:
- a CDS encoding YhcH/YjgK/YiaL family protein translates to MITDTITNAARYAALHPDFAEAFRLLQSLDLAALPDGQVPCANPNIRLFVGSEPMRSKAEAKPEAHLKHIDIQVPISGEETYGWIDRGRLKNGLGYDEKRDIEFFDCEPETWLTLQPGEFALFFPNDAHAPLVGEEKSIRKAVFKIRIEAERY, encoded by the coding sequence ATGATTACCGACACCATCACCAACGCCGCCCGCTACGCCGCGCTGCACCCCGACTTTGCCGAAGCCTTCCGCCTGCTGCAAAGCCTGGATTTGGCCGCCCTGCCCGACGGCCAAGTGCCGTGTGCAAATCCCAATATCCGCCTCTTTGTCGGCAGCGAACCGATGAGGAGCAAAGCCGAAGCCAAGCCCGAAGCGCATTTGAAACACATCGACATCCAAGTCCCCATCAGCGGGGAAGAAACCTACGGCTGGATAGACAGGGGTCGTCTGAAAAACGGTTTGGGCTACGACGAAAAGCGCGACATCGAATTTTTCGACTGCGAACCGGAAACCTGGCTCACGCTCCAACCGGGCGAGTTCGCCCTCTTCTTTCCCAACGACGCGCACGCCCCACTGGTGGGCGAAGAAAAGTCCATACGCAAAGCCGTCTTTAAAATCCGTATCGAAGCAGAACGCTACTGA
- the leuB gene encoding 3-isopropylmalate dehydrogenase: protein MTKHIAILRGDGIGPEIVAETVRVLDKLIAQGLDAGYEYAPLGGEAYDEYGHPYPEFTQNLCRKADAVLLGAVGSPQYDNLDRPLRPERGLLAIRKDLNLFANLRPAILYPELANASTLKPEIVAGLDILIVRELTGDIYFGEPRGIRVLENGEREGYNTMKYSESEIRRIAHVAFQSAQKRSKKVCSVGKANVLETTELWREIFEEIGKQYPDVELSHMYVDNAAMQLVRAPKQFDVIATGNIFGDILSDEASMLTGSIGMLPSASLDENGKGLYEPSHGSAPDIAGQNKANPLATILSLAMLLRYSLNDEARAQQVESAVQKVLQQGLRTGDIYEEGTKLVSCSEMGDAVLAAL, encoded by the coding sequence ATGACCAAACATATCGCCATCCTCCGCGGCGACGGCATCGGTCCCGAAATCGTCGCCGAAACCGTCCGCGTACTCGACAAACTCATCGCCCAAGGCTTGGACGCCGGCTACGAATACGCCCCACTAGGCGGCGAAGCCTACGACGAATACGGCCATCCCTATCCCGAATTCACACAAAACCTCTGCCGCAAAGCCGATGCCGTCCTGCTCGGCGCGGTCGGCAGCCCGCAATACGACAACCTCGACCGCCCGCTGCGTCCTGAGCGCGGACTATTGGCCATCCGCAAAGACCTGAACCTGTTTGCCAACCTGCGTCCCGCCATCCTCTACCCCGAGCTTGCCAACGCCTCCACACTCAAACCCGAAATCGTCGCAGGCCTCGACATCCTCATCGTGCGCGAACTCACCGGCGACATCTACTTCGGCGAACCGCGCGGCATCCGTGTTTTGGAAAACGGCGAACGCGAAGGCTACAACACCATGAAATACAGCGAAAGCGAAATCCGCCGCATCGCCCACGTCGCCTTCCAATCCGCCCAAAAACGCAGCAAAAAAGTCTGCTCCGTCGGCAAAGCCAACGTCTTGGAAACCACCGAACTCTGGCGCGAAATCTTTGAAGAAATCGGCAAACAATACCCCGACGTCGAACTCTCCCATATGTATGTAGACAACGCCGCCATGCAGCTCGTGCGCGCGCCCAAACAATTCGACGTCATCGCCACCGGCAACATCTTCGGCGACATCCTCTCCGATGAAGCCTCCATGCTGACCGGCTCCATCGGTATGCTGCCCTCCGCCTCGCTGGACGAAAACGGCAAAGGCCTGTACGAACCGTCACACGGCTCTGCTCCCGACATCGCCGGACAAAACAAAGCCAACCCACTTGCCACCATCCTCTCGCTCGCCATGCTGCTGCGTTACAGCCTGAACGACGAAGCCCGCGCGCAACAAGTTGAAAGCGCCGTCCAAAAAGTGCTGCAACAAGGCTTGCGCACCGGTGATATTTACGAAGAAGGCACAAAACTCGTTTCCTGCTCCGAAATGGGCGACGCGGTACTTGCAGCCTTGTAA
- a CDS encoding YceI family protein, with translation MKKIIFAALAAAAIGTASAATYKVDEHHANARFAIDHFNTSTNVGGFYGLTGSVDFDQAKRQGKIDITIPVANLQSGSQHFTDHLKSADIFDAAKYPNIRFVSTKFNFNGKKLLSVDGNLTMHGKTAPVKLKAEKFNCYQSPMAKTEVCGGDFSTTIDRTKWGVDYLVDAGMTKNVRIDIQIEAAKQ, from the coding sequence ATGAAAAAAATCATCTTCGCCGCACTCGCAGCAGCAGCCATCGGTACTGCCTCCGCCGCCACCTACAAAGTGGACGAACACCACGCCAACGCCCGTTTCGCCATCGACCACTTCAACACCAGCACCAACGTCGGCGGTTTCTACGGTCTGACCGGCTCCGTCGATTTCGACCAAGCCAAGCGCCAAGGCAAAATCGACATCACCATTCCTGTTGCCAACCTGCAAAGCGGTTCGCAACACTTCACCGACCACCTGAAATCCGCCGACATATTCGATGCCGCCAAATACCCGAACATCCGCTTCGTTTCCACCAAATTCAACTTCAACGGCAAAAAACTGCTTTCCGTTGACGGCAACCTGACCATGCACGGCAAAACCGCCCCCGTCAAACTCAAAGCCGAAAAATTCAACTGCTACCAAAGCCCGATGGCGAAAACCGAAGTTTGCGGCGGCGACTTCAGCACCACCATCGACCGCACCAAATGGGGCGTGGACTATCTGGTTGATGCAGGCATGACCAAAAACGTCCGCATCGACATCCAAATCGAAGCAGCCAAACAATAA